One Pongo pygmaeus isolate AG05252 chromosome 10, NHGRI_mPonPyg2-v2.0_pri, whole genome shotgun sequence genomic window carries:
- the KCNH3 gene encoding potassium voltage-gated channel subfamily H member 3 isoform X1: protein MPAMRGLLAPQNTFLDTIATRFDGTHSNFVLGNAQVAGLFPVVYCSDGFCDLTGFSRAEVMQRGCACSFLYGPDTSELVRQQIRKALDEHKEFKAELILYRKSGLPFWCLLDVIPIKNEKGEVALFLVSHKDISETKNRGGPDRWKETGGGRRRYGRARSKGFNANRRRSRAVLYHLSGHLQKQPKGKHKLNKGVFGEKPNLPEYKVAAIRKSPFILLHCGALRATWDGFILLATLYVAVTVPYSVCVSTAREPSAARGPPSVCDLAVEVLFILDIVLNFRTTFVSKSGQVVFAPKSICLHYVTTWFLLDVIAALPFDLLHAFKVNVYFGAHLLKTVRLLRLLRLLPRLDRYSQYSAVVLTLLMAVFALLAHWVACVWFYIGQREIESSESELPEIGWLQELARRLETPYYLVGRRPTGGNSSGQSDNCSSSSEANGTGLELLGGPSLRSAYITSLYFALSSLTSVGFGNVSANTDTEKIFSICTMLIGALMHAVVFGNVTAIIQRMYARRFLYHSRTRDLRDYIRIHRIPKPLKQRMLEYFQATWAVNNGIDTTELLQSLPDELRADIAMHLHKEVLQLPLFEAASRGCLRALSLALRPAFCTPGEYLIHQGDALQALYFVCSGSMEVLKGGTVLAILGKGDLIGCELPRREQVVKANADVKGLTYCVLQCLQLAGLHDSLALYPEFAPRFSRGLRGELSYNLGAGGGSAEVDTSSLSGDNTLMSTLEEKETDGEQGPTVSPAPADEPSSPLLSPGCTSSSSAAKLLSPRRTAPRPRLGGRGRPGRAGALKAEAGPSAPPRALEGLRLPPMPWNVPPDLSPRVVDGIEDGCGSDQPKFSFRVGQSGPECSSSPSPGPESGLLTVPHGPSEARNTDTLDKLRQAVTELSEQVLQMREGLQSLRQAVQLVLAPHREGPCPRASGEGPCPASTSGLLQPLCVDTGASSYCLQPPAGSVLSGTWPHPRPGPPPLMAPWPWGPPASQSSPWPRATAFWTSTSDSEPPASGDLCSEPSTPASPPPSEEGARTGPPEPVSQAEATSTGEPPPGSGGLALPWDPHSLEMVLIGCHGSGTVQWTQEEGTGV from the exons gttcaaggctgagcTGATCCTGTACCGGAAGAGCG GGCTCCCGTTCTGGTGTCTCCTGGATGTGATACCCATAAAGAATGAGAAAGGGGAGGTGGCTCTCTTCCTAGTCTCTCATAAGGACATCAGCGAAACCAAGAACCGAGGGGGCCCCGACAGATGGAAGGAGACAG GTGGTGGCCGGCGCCGATATGGCCGGGCACGATCCAAAGGCTTCAATGCTAACCGGCGGCGGAGCCGGGCCGTGCTCTACCACCTGTCTGGGCACCTGCAGAAGCAGCCCAAGGGCAAACACAAGCTCAATAAG GGAGTGTTTGGGGAGAAACCAAACTTGCCTGAGTACAAAGTAGCCGCCATCCGGAAGTCGCCTTTCATCCTGTTGCACTGTGGGGCACTGAGAGCCACCTGGGATGGCTTCATCCTGCTCGCCACGCTCTATGTGGCTGTCACCGTGCCCTACAGCGTGTGTGTAAGCACAGCACGGGAGCCCAGTGCCGCCCGCGGCCCGCCCAGCGTCTGTGACCTGGCCGTGGAGGTCCTCTTCATCCTTG ACATTGTGCTGAATTTCCGTACCACATTCGTGTCCAAGTCGGGCCAGGTGGTGTTTGCCCCAAAGTCCATTTGCCTCCACTACGTCACCACCTGGTTCCTGCTGGATGTCATCGCGGCGCTGCCCTTTGACCTGCTACATGCCTTCAAGGTCAACGTG TACTTCGGGGCCCACCTGCTGAAGACGGTGCGCCTGCTACGCCTCCTGCGCCTGCTTCCTCGGCTGGACCGGTACTCGCAGTACAGCGCCGTGGTGCTGACACTGCTCATGGCCGTGTTTGCCCTGCTAGCGCACTGGGTCGCCTGCGTCTGGTTTTACATTGGCCAGCGGGAGATCGAGAGCAGCGAATCCGAGCTGCCTGAGATTG GCTGGCTGCAGGAGCTGGCCCGACGACTGGAGACTCCCTACTACCTGGTGGGCCGGAGGCCAACTGGAGGGAACAGCTCCGGCCAGAGTGAcaactgcagcagcagcagcgaggCCAACGGGACGGGGCTGGAGCTGCTGGGCGGCCCGTCGCTGCGCAGCGCCTACATCACCTCCCTCTACTTCGCACTCAGCAGCCTCACCAGCGTGGGCTTCGGCAACGTGTCCGCCAACACGGACACCGAGAAGATCTTCTCCATCTGTACCATGCTCATCGGCG ccctgaTGCACGCGGTGGTGTTTGGGAACGTGACGGCTATCATCCAGCGCATGTACGCTCGCCGCTTTCTGTACCACAGCCGCACGCGCGACCTGCGCGACTACATCCGCATCCACCGTATCCCCAAGCCCCTCAAGCAGCGCATGCTGGAGTACTTCCAGGCCACCTGGGCAGTGAACAATGGCATCGACACCACCGAG CTGCTGCAGAGCCTCCCTGACGAGCTGCGCGCAGACATCGCCATGCACCTGCACAAGGAGGTCCTGCAGCTGCCACTGTTTGAGGCAGCCAGCCGCGGCTGCCTGCGGGCACTGTCTCTGGCCCTGCGGCCCGCCTTCTGCACACCGGGCGAGTACCTCATCCACCAAGGCGATGCCCTGCAGGCCCTCTACTTTGTCTGCTCTGGCTCCATGGAGGTGCTCAAGGGTGGCACCGTGCTCGCCATCCTAG GGAAGGGCGACTTGATCGGCTGTGAGCTGCCCCGGCGGGAGCAGGTGGTAAAGGCCAACGCCGATGTGAAGGGGCTGACATACTGCGTCCTGCAGTGTCTGCAGCTGGCTGGGCTGCACGACAGCCTTGCGCTGTACCCCGAGTTTGCCCCGCGCTTCAGCCGTGGCCTCCGAGGGGAGCTCAGCTACAACCTGGGTGCTGGGGGAGGCTCTGCAGAG GTGGACACCAGCTCCCTGAGCGGCGACAATACCCTTATGTCCACGCTGGAGGAGAAGGAAACAGATGGGGAGCAGGGCCCCACAGTCTCCCCAGCCCCGGCTGATGAGCCCTCCAGCCCCCTGCTGTCCCCTGGCTGCACCTCCTCATCCTCAGCTGCCAAGCTGCTATCCCCACGTCGAACAGCACCCCGGCCTCGTCTAGGTGGCagagggaggccaggcagggcaggggctttgaaggctgaggctggCCCCTCTGCTCCCCCACGGGCCCTAGAGGGGCTACGGCTGCCCCCCATGCCATGGAATGTGCCCCCAGATTTGAGCCCCAG GGTAGTAGATGGCATTGAAGACGGCTGTGGCTCGGACCAGCCCAAGTTCTCTTTCCGCGTGGGCCAGTCTGGCCCGGAATGTagcagcagcccctcccctggACCAG AGAGCGGCCTGCTCACTGTCCCCCATGGGCCCAGTGAGGCAAGGAACACAGACACACTGGACAAGCTTCGGCAGGCG GTGACAGAGCTGTCAGAGCAGGTGCTGCAGATGCGGGAAGGACTGCAGTCACTTCGCCAGGCTGTGCAGCTTGTCCTGGCTCCCCACAGGGAGGGCCCGTGCCCTCGGGCATCGGGAGAGGGGCCATGCCCAGCCAGCACCTCCGGGCTTCTGCAGCCACTCTGTGTTGACACTGGGGCATCCTCCTACTGCCTGCAGCCCCCAGCTGGCTCTGTCTTGAGTGGGACTTGGCCCCACCCTCGTCCGGGGCCTCCTCCCCTCATGGCACCCTGGCCCTGGGGTCCCCCAGCGTCTCAGAGCTCCCCCTGGCCTCGAGCCACAGCTTTCTGGACCTCCACCTCAGACTCAGAGCCCCCTGCCTCAGGAGACCTCTGCTCTGAGCCCAGCACCcctgcctcccctcctccttctgagGAAGGGGCCAGGACTGGGCCCCCAGAGCCTGTGAGCCAGGCTGAGGCTACCAGCACTGGAGAGCCCCCGCCAGGGTCAGGGGGCCTGGCCTTGCCCTGGGACCCCCACAGCCTGGAGATGGTGCTTATTGGCTGCCACGGCTCTGGCACAGTCCAGTGGACCCAGGAAGAAGGCACAGGGGTCTGA
- the KCNH3 gene encoding potassium voltage-gated channel subfamily H member 3 isoform X3: MPAMRGLLAPQNTFLDTIATRFDGTRLPFWCLLDVIPIKNEKGEVALFLVSHKDISETKNRGGPDRWKETGGGRRRYGRARSKGFNANRRRSRAVLYHLSGHLQKQPKGKHKLNKGVFGEKPNLPEYKVAAIRKSPFILLHCGALRATWDGFILLATLYVAVTVPYSVCVSTAREPSAARGPPSVCDLAVEVLFILDIVLNFRTTFVSKSGQVVFAPKSICLHYVTTWFLLDVIAALPFDLLHAFKVNVYFGAHLLKTVRLLRLLRLLPRLDRYSQYSAVVLTLLMAVFALLAHWVACVWFYIGQREIESSESELPEIGWLQELARRLETPYYLVGRRPTGGNSSGQSDNCSSSSEANGTGLELLGGPSLRSAYITSLYFALSSLTSVGFGNVSANTDTEKIFSICTMLIGALMHAVVFGNVTAIIQRMYARRFLYHSRTRDLRDYIRIHRIPKPLKQRMLEYFQATWAVNNGIDTTELLQSLPDELRADIAMHLHKEVLQLPLFEAASRGCLRALSLALRPAFCTPGEYLIHQGDALQALYFVCSGSMEVLKGGTVLAILGKGDLIGCELPRREQVVKANADVKGLTYCVLQCLQLAGLHDSLALYPEFAPRFSRGLRGELSYNLGAGGGSAEVDTSSLSGDNTLMSTLEEKETDGEQGPTVSPAPADEPSSPLLSPGCTSSSSAAKLLSPRRTAPRPRLGGRGRPGRAGALKAEAGPSAPPRALEGLRLPPMPWNVPPDLSPRVVDGIEDGCGSDQPKFSFRVGQSGPECSSSPSPGPESGLLTVPHGPSEARNTDTLDKLRQAVTELSEQVLQMREGLQSLRQAVQLVLAPHREGPCPRASGEGPCPASTSGLLQPLCVDTGASSYCLQPPAGSVLSGTWPHPRPGPPPLMAPWPWGPPASQSSPWPRATAFWTSTSDSEPPASGDLCSEPSTPASPPPSEEGARTGPPEPVSQAEATSTGEPPPGSGGLALPWDPHSLEMVLIGCHGSGTVQWTQEEGTGV; encoded by the exons GGCTCCCGTTCTGGTGTCTCCTGGATGTGATACCCATAAAGAATGAGAAAGGGGAGGTGGCTCTCTTCCTAGTCTCTCATAAGGACATCAGCGAAACCAAGAACCGAGGGGGCCCCGACAGATGGAAGGAGACAG GTGGTGGCCGGCGCCGATATGGCCGGGCACGATCCAAAGGCTTCAATGCTAACCGGCGGCGGAGCCGGGCCGTGCTCTACCACCTGTCTGGGCACCTGCAGAAGCAGCCCAAGGGCAAACACAAGCTCAATAAG GGAGTGTTTGGGGAGAAACCAAACTTGCCTGAGTACAAAGTAGCCGCCATCCGGAAGTCGCCTTTCATCCTGTTGCACTGTGGGGCACTGAGAGCCACCTGGGATGGCTTCATCCTGCTCGCCACGCTCTATGTGGCTGTCACCGTGCCCTACAGCGTGTGTGTAAGCACAGCACGGGAGCCCAGTGCCGCCCGCGGCCCGCCCAGCGTCTGTGACCTGGCCGTGGAGGTCCTCTTCATCCTTG ACATTGTGCTGAATTTCCGTACCACATTCGTGTCCAAGTCGGGCCAGGTGGTGTTTGCCCCAAAGTCCATTTGCCTCCACTACGTCACCACCTGGTTCCTGCTGGATGTCATCGCGGCGCTGCCCTTTGACCTGCTACATGCCTTCAAGGTCAACGTG TACTTCGGGGCCCACCTGCTGAAGACGGTGCGCCTGCTACGCCTCCTGCGCCTGCTTCCTCGGCTGGACCGGTACTCGCAGTACAGCGCCGTGGTGCTGACACTGCTCATGGCCGTGTTTGCCCTGCTAGCGCACTGGGTCGCCTGCGTCTGGTTTTACATTGGCCAGCGGGAGATCGAGAGCAGCGAATCCGAGCTGCCTGAGATTG GCTGGCTGCAGGAGCTGGCCCGACGACTGGAGACTCCCTACTACCTGGTGGGCCGGAGGCCAACTGGAGGGAACAGCTCCGGCCAGAGTGAcaactgcagcagcagcagcgaggCCAACGGGACGGGGCTGGAGCTGCTGGGCGGCCCGTCGCTGCGCAGCGCCTACATCACCTCCCTCTACTTCGCACTCAGCAGCCTCACCAGCGTGGGCTTCGGCAACGTGTCCGCCAACACGGACACCGAGAAGATCTTCTCCATCTGTACCATGCTCATCGGCG ccctgaTGCACGCGGTGGTGTTTGGGAACGTGACGGCTATCATCCAGCGCATGTACGCTCGCCGCTTTCTGTACCACAGCCGCACGCGCGACCTGCGCGACTACATCCGCATCCACCGTATCCCCAAGCCCCTCAAGCAGCGCATGCTGGAGTACTTCCAGGCCACCTGGGCAGTGAACAATGGCATCGACACCACCGAG CTGCTGCAGAGCCTCCCTGACGAGCTGCGCGCAGACATCGCCATGCACCTGCACAAGGAGGTCCTGCAGCTGCCACTGTTTGAGGCAGCCAGCCGCGGCTGCCTGCGGGCACTGTCTCTGGCCCTGCGGCCCGCCTTCTGCACACCGGGCGAGTACCTCATCCACCAAGGCGATGCCCTGCAGGCCCTCTACTTTGTCTGCTCTGGCTCCATGGAGGTGCTCAAGGGTGGCACCGTGCTCGCCATCCTAG GGAAGGGCGACTTGATCGGCTGTGAGCTGCCCCGGCGGGAGCAGGTGGTAAAGGCCAACGCCGATGTGAAGGGGCTGACATACTGCGTCCTGCAGTGTCTGCAGCTGGCTGGGCTGCACGACAGCCTTGCGCTGTACCCCGAGTTTGCCCCGCGCTTCAGCCGTGGCCTCCGAGGGGAGCTCAGCTACAACCTGGGTGCTGGGGGAGGCTCTGCAGAG GTGGACACCAGCTCCCTGAGCGGCGACAATACCCTTATGTCCACGCTGGAGGAGAAGGAAACAGATGGGGAGCAGGGCCCCACAGTCTCCCCAGCCCCGGCTGATGAGCCCTCCAGCCCCCTGCTGTCCCCTGGCTGCACCTCCTCATCCTCAGCTGCCAAGCTGCTATCCCCACGTCGAACAGCACCCCGGCCTCGTCTAGGTGGCagagggaggccaggcagggcaggggctttgaaggctgaggctggCCCCTCTGCTCCCCCACGGGCCCTAGAGGGGCTACGGCTGCCCCCCATGCCATGGAATGTGCCCCCAGATTTGAGCCCCAG GGTAGTAGATGGCATTGAAGACGGCTGTGGCTCGGACCAGCCCAAGTTCTCTTTCCGCGTGGGCCAGTCTGGCCCGGAATGTagcagcagcccctcccctggACCAG AGAGCGGCCTGCTCACTGTCCCCCATGGGCCCAGTGAGGCAAGGAACACAGACACACTGGACAAGCTTCGGCAGGCG GTGACAGAGCTGTCAGAGCAGGTGCTGCAGATGCGGGAAGGACTGCAGTCACTTCGCCAGGCTGTGCAGCTTGTCCTGGCTCCCCACAGGGAGGGCCCGTGCCCTCGGGCATCGGGAGAGGGGCCATGCCCAGCCAGCACCTCCGGGCTTCTGCAGCCACTCTGTGTTGACACTGGGGCATCCTCCTACTGCCTGCAGCCCCCAGCTGGCTCTGTCTTGAGTGGGACTTGGCCCCACCCTCGTCCGGGGCCTCCTCCCCTCATGGCACCCTGGCCCTGGGGTCCCCCAGCGTCTCAGAGCTCCCCCTGGCCTCGAGCCACAGCTTTCTGGACCTCCACCTCAGACTCAGAGCCCCCTGCCTCAGGAGACCTCTGCTCTGAGCCCAGCACCcctgcctcccctcctccttctgagGAAGGGGCCAGGACTGGGCCCCCAGAGCCTGTGAGCCAGGCTGAGGCTACCAGCACTGGAGAGCCCCCGCCAGGGTCAGGGGGCCTGGCCTTGCCCTGGGACCCCCACAGCCTGGAGATGGTGCTTATTGGCTGCCACGGCTCTGGCACAGTCCAGTGGACCCAGGAAGAAGGCACAGGGGTCTGA
- the KCNH3 gene encoding potassium voltage-gated channel subfamily H member 3 isoform X2 — protein sequence MQRGCACSFLYGPDTSELVRQQIRKALDEHKEFKAELILYRKSGLPFWCLLDVIPIKNEKGEVALFLVSHKDISETKNRGGPDRWKETGGGRRRYGRARSKGFNANRRRSRAVLYHLSGHLQKQPKGKHKLNKGVFGEKPNLPEYKVAAIRKSPFILLHCGALRATWDGFILLATLYVAVTVPYSVCVSTAREPSAARGPPSVCDLAVEVLFILDIVLNFRTTFVSKSGQVVFAPKSICLHYVTTWFLLDVIAALPFDLLHAFKVNVYFGAHLLKTVRLLRLLRLLPRLDRYSQYSAVVLTLLMAVFALLAHWVACVWFYIGQREIESSESELPEIGWLQELARRLETPYYLVGRRPTGGNSSGQSDNCSSSSEANGTGLELLGGPSLRSAYITSLYFALSSLTSVGFGNVSANTDTEKIFSICTMLIGALMHAVVFGNVTAIIQRMYARRFLYHSRTRDLRDYIRIHRIPKPLKQRMLEYFQATWAVNNGIDTTELLQSLPDELRADIAMHLHKEVLQLPLFEAASRGCLRALSLALRPAFCTPGEYLIHQGDALQALYFVCSGSMEVLKGGTVLAILGKGDLIGCELPRREQVVKANADVKGLTYCVLQCLQLAGLHDSLALYPEFAPRFSRGLRGELSYNLGAGGGSAEVDTSSLSGDNTLMSTLEEKETDGEQGPTVSPAPADEPSSPLLSPGCTSSSSAAKLLSPRRTAPRPRLGGRGRPGRAGALKAEAGPSAPPRALEGLRLPPMPWNVPPDLSPRVVDGIEDGCGSDQPKFSFRVGQSGPECSSSPSPGPESGLLTVPHGPSEARNTDTLDKLRQAVTELSEQVLQMREGLQSLRQAVQLVLAPHREGPCPRASGEGPCPASTSGLLQPLCVDTGASSYCLQPPAGSVLSGTWPHPRPGPPPLMAPWPWGPPASQSSPWPRATAFWTSTSDSEPPASGDLCSEPSTPASPPPSEEGARTGPPEPVSQAEATSTGEPPPGSGGLALPWDPHSLEMVLIGCHGSGTVQWTQEEGTGV from the exons gttcaaggctgagcTGATCCTGTACCGGAAGAGCG GGCTCCCGTTCTGGTGTCTCCTGGATGTGATACCCATAAAGAATGAGAAAGGGGAGGTGGCTCTCTTCCTAGTCTCTCATAAGGACATCAGCGAAACCAAGAACCGAGGGGGCCCCGACAGATGGAAGGAGACAG GTGGTGGCCGGCGCCGATATGGCCGGGCACGATCCAAAGGCTTCAATGCTAACCGGCGGCGGAGCCGGGCCGTGCTCTACCACCTGTCTGGGCACCTGCAGAAGCAGCCCAAGGGCAAACACAAGCTCAATAAG GGAGTGTTTGGGGAGAAACCAAACTTGCCTGAGTACAAAGTAGCCGCCATCCGGAAGTCGCCTTTCATCCTGTTGCACTGTGGGGCACTGAGAGCCACCTGGGATGGCTTCATCCTGCTCGCCACGCTCTATGTGGCTGTCACCGTGCCCTACAGCGTGTGTGTAAGCACAGCACGGGAGCCCAGTGCCGCCCGCGGCCCGCCCAGCGTCTGTGACCTGGCCGTGGAGGTCCTCTTCATCCTTG ACATTGTGCTGAATTTCCGTACCACATTCGTGTCCAAGTCGGGCCAGGTGGTGTTTGCCCCAAAGTCCATTTGCCTCCACTACGTCACCACCTGGTTCCTGCTGGATGTCATCGCGGCGCTGCCCTTTGACCTGCTACATGCCTTCAAGGTCAACGTG TACTTCGGGGCCCACCTGCTGAAGACGGTGCGCCTGCTACGCCTCCTGCGCCTGCTTCCTCGGCTGGACCGGTACTCGCAGTACAGCGCCGTGGTGCTGACACTGCTCATGGCCGTGTTTGCCCTGCTAGCGCACTGGGTCGCCTGCGTCTGGTTTTACATTGGCCAGCGGGAGATCGAGAGCAGCGAATCCGAGCTGCCTGAGATTG GCTGGCTGCAGGAGCTGGCCCGACGACTGGAGACTCCCTACTACCTGGTGGGCCGGAGGCCAACTGGAGGGAACAGCTCCGGCCAGAGTGAcaactgcagcagcagcagcgaggCCAACGGGACGGGGCTGGAGCTGCTGGGCGGCCCGTCGCTGCGCAGCGCCTACATCACCTCCCTCTACTTCGCACTCAGCAGCCTCACCAGCGTGGGCTTCGGCAACGTGTCCGCCAACACGGACACCGAGAAGATCTTCTCCATCTGTACCATGCTCATCGGCG ccctgaTGCACGCGGTGGTGTTTGGGAACGTGACGGCTATCATCCAGCGCATGTACGCTCGCCGCTTTCTGTACCACAGCCGCACGCGCGACCTGCGCGACTACATCCGCATCCACCGTATCCCCAAGCCCCTCAAGCAGCGCATGCTGGAGTACTTCCAGGCCACCTGGGCAGTGAACAATGGCATCGACACCACCGAG CTGCTGCAGAGCCTCCCTGACGAGCTGCGCGCAGACATCGCCATGCACCTGCACAAGGAGGTCCTGCAGCTGCCACTGTTTGAGGCAGCCAGCCGCGGCTGCCTGCGGGCACTGTCTCTGGCCCTGCGGCCCGCCTTCTGCACACCGGGCGAGTACCTCATCCACCAAGGCGATGCCCTGCAGGCCCTCTACTTTGTCTGCTCTGGCTCCATGGAGGTGCTCAAGGGTGGCACCGTGCTCGCCATCCTAG GGAAGGGCGACTTGATCGGCTGTGAGCTGCCCCGGCGGGAGCAGGTGGTAAAGGCCAACGCCGATGTGAAGGGGCTGACATACTGCGTCCTGCAGTGTCTGCAGCTGGCTGGGCTGCACGACAGCCTTGCGCTGTACCCCGAGTTTGCCCCGCGCTTCAGCCGTGGCCTCCGAGGGGAGCTCAGCTACAACCTGGGTGCTGGGGGAGGCTCTGCAGAG GTGGACACCAGCTCCCTGAGCGGCGACAATACCCTTATGTCCACGCTGGAGGAGAAGGAAACAGATGGGGAGCAGGGCCCCACAGTCTCCCCAGCCCCGGCTGATGAGCCCTCCAGCCCCCTGCTGTCCCCTGGCTGCACCTCCTCATCCTCAGCTGCCAAGCTGCTATCCCCACGTCGAACAGCACCCCGGCCTCGTCTAGGTGGCagagggaggccaggcagggcaggggctttgaaggctgaggctggCCCCTCTGCTCCCCCACGGGCCCTAGAGGGGCTACGGCTGCCCCCCATGCCATGGAATGTGCCCCCAGATTTGAGCCCCAG GGTAGTAGATGGCATTGAAGACGGCTGTGGCTCGGACCAGCCCAAGTTCTCTTTCCGCGTGGGCCAGTCTGGCCCGGAATGTagcagcagcccctcccctggACCAG AGAGCGGCCTGCTCACTGTCCCCCATGGGCCCAGTGAGGCAAGGAACACAGACACACTGGACAAGCTTCGGCAGGCG GTGACAGAGCTGTCAGAGCAGGTGCTGCAGATGCGGGAAGGACTGCAGTCACTTCGCCAGGCTGTGCAGCTTGTCCTGGCTCCCCACAGGGAGGGCCCGTGCCCTCGGGCATCGGGAGAGGGGCCATGCCCAGCCAGCACCTCCGGGCTTCTGCAGCCACTCTGTGTTGACACTGGGGCATCCTCCTACTGCCTGCAGCCCCCAGCTGGCTCTGTCTTGAGTGGGACTTGGCCCCACCCTCGTCCGGGGCCTCCTCCCCTCATGGCACCCTGGCCCTGGGGTCCCCCAGCGTCTCAGAGCTCCCCCTGGCCTCGAGCCACAGCTTTCTGGACCTCCACCTCAGACTCAGAGCCCCCTGCCTCAGGAGACCTCTGCTCTGAGCCCAGCACCcctgcctcccctcctccttctgagGAAGGGGCCAGGACTGGGCCCCCAGAGCCTGTGAGCCAGGCTGAGGCTACCAGCACTGGAGAGCCCCCGCCAGGGTCAGGGGGCCTGGCCTTGCCCTGGGACCCCCACAGCCTGGAGATGGTGCTTATTGGCTGCCACGGCTCTGGCACAGTCCAGTGGACCCAGGAAGAAGGCACAGGGGTCTGA